A stretch of DNA from Excalfactoria chinensis isolate bCotChi1 chromosome 6, bCotChi1.hap2, whole genome shotgun sequence:
TTATACATACTCAACAACTGTATCAGAAAGTCTCTTAAACCCTTAATTTTACTGTTGTTTCAACTCTTTTCAATAACGAAATTGATTAGCTGGATGTTAATCCAATACAGAAACTAAACAATAGCATCACTCAAAACAAAGTTTTGTGACAAAGCATTTTTCCATGCATTTGTCAAAAATGCTTAATCAACCTAAACATTAGAATTAGtatgcaagaaaagaaataatgtctGAAAGCCCTTAAAGCTCAGTAACATTGGATATGTTCAACAGCATTTAAAACAtaattggtttattttttcaagcTCCATCATTAAGAGACTGATTAATTACACAGCGCAGAAATGAAAGTCTCTCACTGCAACTCACTCTCAAAACACAGTATGCACTGCAAAGCATCTGTATGTCATTTCAAATAGAAGTTTTAGATCAATGTAGTGTGTAGTAAAATTCAGCAACGCTTCAGGCTGGTATTGAGTAGACAGGACTACACAGATGCCAAACCCCGCAGATCTCTCAAAGTAAGGACAGCCGGCATTGACTGAAGGCTGTGGACACAAAATACTGTGTGCGCTGGCAGGCAAttaaatttcaggaaaaaagttaaaaatagtGGTCTGTAGCACCTGCCTTTGCTGTATCCTCATGCCAGTTATTCCACAGAAGTTTTAGTTATGTCTGCTTGATTTTCTGTTCCAGTTCATGCTTGTGTTTAATAAGCCGCTCTATTTCTGTTCCTAAGGTTTGAAGGTTTTcctttggggggaaaaaaaaaggattggTTAAGTCAGGGAGAAAACAAGTAAAATCAGCACAATATACACCAGTaagtgaaaataattatgtCAGCAGATTGATACTTGCAAGTACCcagaacaaatgcaaatgaTTACAGAGGCAGAGAAAACCAAGCTCGTTTCAATAGAAGATGTAAACCTCTGAGCAAGTCTTAGCAACTTGTGGTTACTAAGATTCTACAGGCTGCCTCTAGAAAGTACAGTGCTCAAGAATGATAATTGATAAAAGACATCTCCAGCTTCTACAGAACACTTCAGTTTACCTGGCAGGCTATGCAACTCTTCCCAGCCTCCCACCTCTTCACAGCAGAagtgctgccccagcagctcagtATGGTGCTCAGTGACTGGCACGTGGCCTGGCAGGTGGAGCCCATGCCACAAGCTCcacaaagctgaggaaaacaCGCAAAAGCCTTCCTCCGCAGAAAGCACATGCAGCCAACTACTGAGAACCAGCCCACCAATGCAGTGTATTtaaggggctgcagggaggtaGCAGTCCAAGTTACAGCACTCTTTGATTAACCCAATGCTGTGAGTGTCACTATTCACACCAATCTGACTTCTAAAAAGCCTCCTCCTTCAATACATGCATCTCTTCAAAGAGATTATTTCAGAGTCACAAgaattcacaaaacaaaagaaacagatactcacttttaatgtaatatttttcagtaacGTATCTTCTAACACAGCTTGCAGCTTTCTGTTTATCTCCAAGGAAAGTTCTAAGGTGAGACCACTATCTGCAGGATGAGATGTATACAGAGATGCCATAATCCCTCCCCTCCTACTCAAGTGTACTTTGTTGAAGTCAGAGGCCTCTGAGGACAGTGCGCCAGCTTCCTCCCGCAAAATGTAACTCTGAATAATTCTGggcaaaaagtaaaaaaagacaTCATAGCATTAGAAGGTAGAAAAAAGGCAGACACTGAACTAACTTCCGAATCCTGACACGCAATCATTTTCAAGCAGTGCTGTATTACTGAAAAGGCAGTAAAGTCAACTCCTGCAACACCTATGACAGCAGAAAATCTTATCACCTGTGGTATACAGGTGACACAAGGCAACAAAGGAAAGTCATGTCTCTACAGTGACAAGTTAAACATACTTAGAAGTACTTTGAGAAAATAATATTGCTACTGcaaccaaagaaagaaaaagactaaaAGATGCCCCTATCcacttttctttgctgaaagatAGAAAGACCTGTTAGAAAATGCCACTTATCCCAAAAGATCAAGTACTGTGCAATCTGAAGTTGTCACATGAAACATGACAAGTCTTCAATTTTAAGATGATTTCATTATCCCACATAAACCATCTCCCTCAGCACACAGGAAAGATATATTACATTAGTGTAGCAACACATGCTGATATTCAAATCAAGTAAGCCATGAGAGCTAGAGGGAGGACAGTAGGACTATGACCTGTACACCTAGATACTAAACTGCTCAGAGATCTCATGAGTGAAAGTGTTGCTTAAACCAACTTTTCTAGCAACAACTTTATTCTCTGCCTGACTCAAGTTTCTGGAGAAGgatttgcagcactgctgtcagtTCCCAGTTGCTACTGAGAGCTATGTGACATTAATCCATAAGAGCACAAAGTACAAGACAAGCGGGgagaaatcttttgtttttttcatttttcagccgGCACCCATAGTTGGACTCATTTATTGTTGAACAGTCATTGAAGCATCACTGCTCATTCAAGTCATAACTTCCCAAATCATTTCAACAAAAATTGTCAATACCAGAAACTACACTAagaacttttaaagaaaaaaagtgtctCACATATACAACAGTTTATGCATACTAAATACTGAAAACTTTATGAACCAAACTCAGaacatactttgtttttttcctgatttcctCCACTAGGTGTTTAATGTGATCCTCCATAAACtccatcttttcattttttcgAGCATGTGCTTTCTGTAGCCTTAGAATTCTTTCGACCAAGACAGACTTGTCCACCTCTGGGAAGCTATCCACAGCCACTGAAGATCCAGTATTCTCTGGAGACCGATCCTCATTGCCACTGCGTGCATTAAGGGACCCTGCCAACACATTCCAATTTTAAAAGCTCTCATCTAGGTAAAATAGAACTTCACCAGAGCAATGCATTCATTACATTTCAATAGCctattttcttcagaatgtttGTTTCCCTTATATGTGAGGTTTTTATATATGCAGTATTTATACCATTTAAATGCCAGCAGTGTAGTCCCCTAGTATAAGCACAATCCTATTAGCATaactaattttattttgttaatacTTTTGCAGAAGTACCTTCATATTCATTAATACTACTTTATACAAGACTGAACTGATGTTAAACAGATCTGTTCTAGAGTCCACTAAAATTACAACCACAAGAACTGTGTACAGACTCACCAGCGACCTACATTACAAACAGTCTGCAGCACTGATCGCTTAgagactgaaatattttttgctttctgtttacCTCTCTAAGTATTTCTCTCTTATACAGAAAGAAGACACAATAATTTGGCAGACCTAACTCAACACCCCAATctatggaggaagaaaacagatgctgttTTCAGCATTAAAGGTAATTGTTTTACTGCTAACTGGATAGAAAGTAATGAATTTTACACAAATGCACTGATTCTTATAAACACGCTAACTGATTTTATCATTCACACAGGGCAGTTAAACACTGCTGAAAGCTGCtgctaatttttgttttgtcccTGGCTGCACTTAAGAGAGCCCTCTATAAATTGGAGAGCTCTGAGCTTCCTCCAAACATAAAAGCAACAAAGTCAGGTGTTTAAGAAGATCCAAAACACATAAACATTAAACTCCAGCCTTGAAATAAGAACCCATAACATGCATTTTGGTGTCTGAAGGCTATTTTGTCAGCTTTAATGGGAGACTGCCCACACACTGCATatgcaaaaagcacaaaaagtaCAAAAGCTCATGTACTATGGCAACCTTATTAACATGAAAGGATTGCTGTGCCAGCCCTATTATTTGTTGTATTACCTGATGAACTGGAACGGCTCCCCATGCTGCTGACTTCTTTGTCATAATTACCATTTTCAATCTGATCCAATTTCCTCCGTGCTAAAAGTATAATAAAATTATGGTTACCAACAGGAGATTAAAAATCAAGAATCATAGTGTGATACACAACAAACACTCTAATCCTCTATAACCTGCAATAATTTAACATGGCTTGACTACTTAAGGTAGCAACTAAAAGCTGTGTGGGGGCAGGGGAGAACAGCCACCTGAAAACAACTaccctccttctctcccttcccctaGACATGAAGTACCTGGATGCAACATCCACTAAGATCCCTAATACACCACAGCAGTTTCTACACAAAGGGGAACGTCACAGAGAATTAATTCGAAACAAGATGACTTAGGTTTGATTTTACCTCTTTCATAACCACTGAATGACAGAATGGCAGCTCTGTTCTAGGATCTCATGACTATCACTACTGGGAGCTGGAAGTAGTACTTGTGCCAGAAGCACCACTCATTCAATAGGGATGAAAAGGGAAAGTGCACAGCTGTTCATATTTATACAAAAAAGAGACAAATAACTTCTCTTGCAAAACACCAGTAGGagttttttccctttcaaatgcatttcaaacAGATTTGAATGTATTCAAACCTATCTGCATTCAGAGCTTACAAACTACtgagtaattatttctatttattgtCAAAATCGGTCTTTCTACATCCATCTTTATAAACTGAAGTGCTCTGTTTAATACGCTACAGATTACCTCTCAGCAGTAACTCCTGGTacagccaggagaagaaaaacttcCAGGAACTTTTGAATATGCTCATACAATGATGAGAATCTTTATGCACCCCACAGTGACATTCAGGTAGTGACACACAGGGTAATGAAGAGCAAACTCTCTTGAGataaaactttcattttatgAATAGGCCCATTTCAAAAGTTATCAGTCTTAACCACTAAGACCAACAATTGTCATAAGGGCTGTTTACTGCAACTGCAGTTTCTCCCAAATCTAACTTGCTCACTTACTCTCATTCTCTTTAGGGACAGGAATATCTTAAGGGAGTGCACTCAAACAATACAAATACACAGACATGACTCTAGTCTCTACGAGACCCTGCGAAGGGGCTTACAGACCAGGCTGGCTCATTGTATCTGAAAATAATGTCAACCTAGCTGAAGCTGTTTCGTGAGATCTTTCAGGTTTGCTGCATGCTTGCGCTTCTGTGTAGTCAGTTCATCTTTCAGCTCATCCACGTGGGTCTTCAGTGCTGTCAGTTCTTTTTGCTCTGAAGCTAGCTGAGCCTGTAGCATCTCAACCTCTAGCTTTCGTTGATCCTCCTCCTTCTGCAACTTGGTGGCCTGAAATTATAATTTTAAGTGttaagcaaacaggaaaaaaaaaaaaaaaggcacttctTACCTGATAATCTCTTGCATTTAGAATTTACTAAACAGTAACTCTGCAAATGAATACACAACACAGcgcagtgctgcagtgagagACTCATAAACTCTAAAGCATCTATACAGTGCAGCACAGATATACAtagagctgtgcagtgcagccaCATGAACTTATTTTTGAcaacacattaaaaatgatgCTTATCTTGCACTTTTCAAAGATAACCTAAGAAAGTTTACAGTAAtaatttcacacacacactACAAGCTTTTGATTGCTTCAACGACAGCTGTACAGACAAATctgccctcaaagacaaaaTGAGCAACATGGTAACAACTCATTTCAGGCCAGTGTACTTTGGAATTTCTTTCACCTCCAGGCTAGCAAACTCAAGAGCTTGAGTTTGGGAAAGGGAAGGTGGAATTCATGTCCTCCAGACATATTAGTAGTGCAAGAAACAAGCTGCATGCAACACTCACCAGATCATCTTTAGCCTGTTGAACACACTCCAGCTGATTCTGCAGCTCTCTTTCGCTGTAAGAAAGCTTATCCAATTGGCTCTGTAAGGAattgttttcagactgaagcTGTGCATTCTTACTGGttaatttttcagtgaataTCAATAGCTCAGATTCTCTTTTCCGACTACCTTCAATGTCTTTCTGGAGATCAGCAATAAGAGAATTGAGACCATCTACTTCTTCCTTTAGAGCACCGATATCTTGTTCATCTCTGTCAAAACAATTGCATTTTATTAGGGAAAACCTGAGCTTGAAGTCATCAGATATGAAAccttactgaaataaaagcatttgagaCTGAATAAGGGAAAAGAACAATCAATGACCATGGCATATCACTGGGTGCTTTTAAGTACTAAAATTGTTTGCAGATTCCACATCATGACACAACGCAATGCTGAAGTAACTCAGAAAACTGTACCCTATGTTAGGGCTAAAGCCATTGGCATCCTCAAGGAAGGCAACCTCTGTTCACTGTGCACGGCTGTACAGGATGTCTAAACAAAACTCTCAGAAGCAGTACTGCAGGTAAGAGAAAGGCCTGCAAACCTAATATTCTCATGTTTCCCTTTTCAAAATACGTTATTTCATTATGATGAGAGACATTTCTATACCTTACAGTCAAGGCTGAAGTAGaaagttaaatatttatgtatctCAGGATGGTCTAAGGGACCCTTAAAACTATCCAATAAAGGAAACCCTGAAACACTGAAGGTAAACAGCATCCAGCTTAAGTGGTTCCTAGCATACAACCTGAAACAATCTTTCCTACAAAACTccatatattttaatatttcctcCAATGCAAAAAAATAGCTGAACATCCACTTCATGATATCTTTTCACACAAGTctcctttcagttttctctaaaagaaagaaatttgctCTTATAATCCTTTTCTCATcagaaaaaagagaggagattttaCAAGAATTAAGACAAAGCTCCTGCAGAGAAGAAGACAGTTATTTATTCTAAGCAACGGTAGGAAAAAACAGAGTTCCAGATTCCAggatttctgtttcagaaataacAGGCATTTACTGACTGAAGTTTTCAATCTCTTGTTGAGATTCCACAACTTTATTAAACATTCTAGACAGCAATGAAAACATGTTTAGATCAttttgagagagaaataaaaaactATATAAAAAATGGCCTAGCAGTAATGAGCACTGAAGACataagatatttaaaaacaaacttttgATCCAAACATAATAGAAAAATAGAGTCATTTACAAGGACATCACTATTACTGAGAAAAGATAactggaaaaatacacatttgcAGTTTTCTCACTGGTCACCAAGctcattttaattctttctgcaagattccatgagaaaaaaaacaacaaaacaaataaactgtTACTGATTGAAGTGTAAGGTTCAGTTTTCTCCAATGGAATGCATTTTACCTTAGAAAGGCTGATGAGAGTGCTTATACAGCTGACCAACACAgagcaaatggaaaatgcttcATTCTCTAAAGCCCGAGGACAACATATATCGCTGAAGGACTTTTCAATGACAAACAAGAACTCCTAAGAAGTACTGGAGGGACATGTGAGTGGTTCTGTTTATCCAACAGCTATTTTATTTACTGAGAATCAATGAAGCAGAAAGCATTTCCGCATTCTAGTTAATACGTGTCATACAGAaactcacacacacagaaactcCTCAACTGTCCATGAACTCTTCCAAGATATTGTTCCTTACACTTTTAAGTGAGCAAACTTCCACACAACACAGCTAATACCAACCTACCATAAACACAAATGTTCCTCACTGTCTGCACAAAGTATCTGCCAGAAATGGAGCTGCTAAATACTTTAATTCACCCATCACATTTTTGAAGCAATGGATCTATCCAGTTTAGCTCTCACTTTCCCCAGTCTTCCAAAAAAGCAAGCACTAAGCAGACTCCTACAtgacagaactgaaacaaacacTTCCATTAGATGAGCCTAAACCCACCTGTCTCCTAAGAGTTGACAGATGTTATCTCCATTACTAGCAATACTGATGTACAATAACCATTTAAGATAACAATATTCCACATTATggatgttttaaaatgcataatCATTTCAATAAGTAACTTCCCATTTCCCAAAAAATCAGTCACATCATTCCTAGAAGTGCATATCTGTACCTCTGATGTTGATCCTGCAGACGATCTACAGTTTTGACTCTGTCCAGTAaactctgaatttcagttttctgtctaTTAATGATTTCTTTATACTTGGATAATTCATCTTCTGTTCTTAAACGCTCATCCTCTAAACACTTTAcctaaacagaaacaaacaaactttatTTTCCCGAGCTTTGAAGCTGAACTATTTTAATCAGATGCCTGAATTTTTGTACAAAACACTTGCATTATTTCTTCATGATTCCAGTAGCCACCAACAAAGGccacacacacagtcacagtTATGTACTTCTGGTTTCATGCCAGTCAGTACCTAATCAAATTATTTATTCAAAGAACTAAAAATACAATTAACAGATTGAACAAAGTCTTGTTTCAAAAGCCAGCACTTTTGCTCCCCTGTGATCCCACACACTACCTTTGTTCTCAGTGTCCGAAGCTCATCCATGCCTTCTTTAAATGTTCTCTTCAAGTCTtccagttcttttatttttgcatgaggcaccttttaaaaaaaaaaaagagtgaaaagttCCCTAAGAAATCTCAACTGACAACGACGTCTTCTGGGATGTCAAAGAAAATCTGTCTCAATGCAGGTCAACACACCAGCTCAGAGAGTTTAAGAAAGAACAGGTACCctaaaggttttctttttcttagggAGAACCgagaacaaaaataagatttcaCAATTTAGTTTTAGCTGTACAAAATCAACACCACAACAGAAAGACATCTGGGGCAATAACTAAAAACATCCTCCAAAAGTCAGGGATGGAGATAGGCACCTGAGATAGAAGACTAGGCCAAAAATAGAATGCCTGGCAAGAAGCTTAGAAGAAAATATCCTCAAATTAGAAACTTGCAGCATTCTTAACTACCAAGTTAACAACTGTCCTACCTCCACATCTGTCTCCACAAATCACATATTTACCTCCAAGTGCTCGGATTTCTCCTGCATTTGTTTCTCTAGTTCTCCTTTAGTTACTTTGAATTTTGCATCCAACTCACttgatttaatttcttctgattCCTAAAAAGATAGAAGATATAAGGACAGTTTTACAGTTATACATTCCCCTTTCCTGCTCTACAAGCAGAGACAGCACTTCACATCACTGAACGTGCTTCCATAGCTAGGTATCTAACAATTCTGAACATGCGAAGGAATGCCTTCACACAGACTGGATACCAAACATGTCAaactttttccctttgttttacTTGGAACATTGATAAATATACCAGTAATTGGTCacctcagcactgcagctcacacAGAATGGTTCTTCCCTGCTATAGCTTAAGGCAGAGATGGAAGAACAAACCAAACAGATCCTAAACATTAATTTCAATTCCTAAAGAAAGGTGCCTACTTGATAGGTTTTTATCATTTCTTGACAATTTTTCCTTATTTGGTCTGCTTCTTCTTTTGCTTGAGTCAACTTTGTTGTTGCATCTTTGAGGCGCTCTTTAGATTCCTATggaaacaggaatgaaaaatggTTAAGCTTATTATCCATCTTAAtttagaaaaagcatttctcataATAAAAGTTATCTACTTCAGTTTGAAATGAACCAAAACAGGGGGTCCAGCTCCCCTCAGCTCACCAACACACTTACGCCCCCCTTGCTTTTATTCAGGTATTACTTCATCTAATTTTGTCTGTTCCAGCattgaaaacacacaaaaatggCCTGCACACATCTTTTGATGTGACACATCAAATCTATCACATGACTAATAAAGCAAAAAGAGTTAAATCTATCATACAAAttccaaattaaaaaatgatcCTTTGAAAAAATAGGATCAGACTGAGCTCATTCCCCTCAGCACAAACACCACACACCCTTCCAACATTTCTGCTTCAATACCAACAAATTTAAGAGCACCACCCCAATTTGTTGCAGGTGTTCAAAAAGCAAATGTTCTAAAGCAGATTTGAGTACTACTTAAAGAGTAAACCATATAGTAACTACACTGCTCTGACTGCAGTTTCCTGTCATGACAGGACGCCACCAACCTTGTGAGaatccatttctgtttttaatttgttctgaGCCCATTTTACTTTGATAACATGAGaattgatttcttctttcaatttttcaatttctttgtTGAGTCGAGTGGCTTCAgcttcctaaaaaaaaaaaaaatcatcaattttattttatggatTTCAATCATCCAGTGCTTCTACAAGACTCCTGCTGAAGTGTAAAACGCACAGTTAATGTCTGGACTTCGTAAAGCCATGCAGAGAATAAAATATGCTCATGATACCTTAGtgtacaaaaaaaaccccaacacatCAGTGTTCTAGTCAGAGcagtaaaatacaaatgaatcTTTAAACTGAATTCTGACATTAAGCACAAAATAACATCtccttagaatcacagaatcaccaaggttggaaaagacctaaaagatcatccagtccaaccgttcacctattactaatagctcccactaaaccatgtcctcaacacaacatccaattgcTCTTTTTGGCAACAGGATGAAGAAACAGGCAAAGTGGTAAAGTTATATATTTCACAAGGCCACAGATATAAAATAGTATGACATTACAGCTATCAAggtgcagagcagtgtgagcactGTATGTATATGCAGGTCAAACCATCAACATCTATGTCAGTGTCAAGTAAGACCTTAACAGAAGCACATCGCTGGCCTACACTACTACTAAGTAGTTATCCACAGATCTGCAATTAAGCCAAACTTTCAAACTGTTTCTGAAGTGATAAAATCACCTTCCAAAAAAAGGTTTACAGAAGCACCATGTGAGGGCAGTACAATTCCTGTAAGGCTCCAATATAATTATGAGGTATTATCAGCATTCTTATATGAGTAGGAGGTGAGTTTAcacttcagaaatgtattttttatgacATTTCTTACACTGCGTTTTTCAGATCCTTCTTTTCTCAGCAATTGTGCTTCATAAAATTGCTCAGAAAGGATCCAAATCAGCATGAATGCTACTGATTTATCAGTGTGAGGGAAGATAGTTGTGAAACCAAATAGAAAAAGATCTGGGTAATTTAGAAGGCTGATGTGAATCTTACTGGCTTCtaaaaaaggaatggaaatatTCTGGACTGAGAATTCCTACTGCTGTATCACCTGTTTTTAGTTTTATGAAATACCATGGGGCCCAGACAGAAAAACTTCAATAACGACTGCAACAATTTAAAGTCATTACAGTCTTTAAAAAGATCCAACCAAGCAAGAAGATGGCAGTAAGAAATCAGTTACTTCCTCCCTTTCCTACAGCAGAAAGTGGTTTTCACAGTAAAATCAAATGAAACCAGGCTTATTTTATCAGGCATAATAGCAAACTAGTGTTGATAAGGTTGTTTGATAGTACTTTTAATCATTCACTCAAGTCACACAGCAACACTTGGAGCACCTTATTTTCATAGAGCTGGTGCaatcttcctttttcctgagAAAGCTGCTTAATTTTATTAGTGTGCTTTTcaatttctttgtttgcatCTCTCACTCTTCTCTCAAgtatctccttttcctttcGAAGGTCAAGTGACTCCTTTTCCCCTCGGACATATTTCATCACCATTGTTTCCTTCTCATGGCGTGCTTCTTCACATTTCTTATTTGCCTTGAAAAATAGttaaatatgaaacaaaagGTTGATTCATTCTACTTTGCTTTTAGAAGACACTACTGCAATACCTAAAATACCAAATAGAATAGCATAACAAAATAGGACCCAAcaactccaattttgcaaagACTAACATTAAATCCCTACTTAAATATGACAAGAATTCAAACGATGCAATTGGAATTGAATCAGTCAATACTTaccctgagcagctgcagcttcatAAGTGAACATCTCAAGCAAATTACCACTATTTTAGTAATTTTGAATTCAGTTGGTTATTCCAGAAGTAGTATATCTGACAAGTTtagtaataaaaacaatacTTCTGTAAAAACACTGTTTCAGTCTTCTGTCTTCTTGTCAGATGTCAACAGTTCAGCAGCTTATTTTTCAGATGGATTCTGAATTACATAGACCTAATGATGTGTATTTGTAAGAAAGCATCGGTCACTCCAGAATGCTAACAGCTATTTAGAAATTCATTAGTGATAGTtaccaaaaatatatatgtaactACATGGTATTAGTTCCCATTTTAGAAACTTTTGACTTAACCAGTTGATCTAACAACCAAGGCTGCAAGTTTCCTACAAAGATCAAGGTCATTCATGAGATGTTCAGTAATTAAAAGTTATTACCTGTTCCATTCGAAAGGCCATTTCTTTATGCAACTGTTGAATAGTATTTTTGGCAGCTGCATCTTGAGCTACAAGTTTGTCTTTATTagttttcacttctttattAAGCTCTTCTATTCTTGCTTCTAGCTAAAAGACAATAGTGTGATATAATTATAGGGAAAATAAGACTTTGATCATGTTTTGTACAGGCAGgaacatttcacagaaaattatAAGCTACAACAGATCTTTACCAGTGGTTTAAGCTGCAACTAACCATACAAACATCTAGCTTTGTACTGAAGTACAAGCATGAAAATTGTATATTTTCATCTTATGGGAGACATTGATATCAAATGAAGTAAAACAAGAGGCACAGTGatttactacagaaaaaaaaaagattgacaGCAAATGCAACAGTGATGGCTGCCATACGAAGTTACTTTGTCTTCCATTCTTTGGTTGATATCCCAGAGCCAGCAAAGACGTCATGCATTCAAACTGAACCAGCAAttaaatcactgaaaaataactcAGCAAATACAAAGATGGCACTTAGTCATTGTGCTGGCACATATTTTTAGCCACCCAGCAAACTAGATCAGAGTCCTGATCcagctgaaaaataattactGACAGCCAACTGGAACACTTCCCAAAGCACATCCACTGCACAGCCACACAAGCGTGGTACGACAGGAAATAGTGTAGCACAGGAACAGGGGTGGTGGCTACATAAACTGTAATGCTGTCCAAAGGTTGTTCTAATTTTCCTTAATGATTACCCTCTTGTTC
This window harbors:
- the CCDC186 gene encoding coiled-coil domain-containing protein 186, coding for MMEEYSPGMQSALEPVGLSEEASYQSSDSKKSGETSGMKDCSSISCAGGDAGVLEAEPRLLSSDQDSTAADMSGGGGLTERQEQQCATLDRSEGQDCGANTCSERRIEGSMETGCLSSEEFGGDPKTNQTEQSLIELLQELREESDFVRKSSDKIYSESPYDTDCTKKLISTIQQTSSQEDLLKEIESELLSTDFSKECKCPNGVKKGEHALAVFDKCVQDKYLQQEQTIKKLIKENKKHQELILEICSEKDNLKDELKKRTETEKQHLNIIKQLEARIEELNKEVKTNKDKLVAQDAAAKNTIQQLHKEMAFRMEQANKKCEEARHEKETMVMKYVRGEKESLDLRKEKEILERRVRDANKEIEKHTNKIKQLSQEKGRLHQLYENKEAEATRLNKEIEKLKEEINSHVIKVKWAQNKLKTEMDSHKESKERLKDATTKLTQAKEEADQIRKNCQEMIKTYQESEEIKSSELDAKFKVTKGELEKQMQEKSEHLEVPHAKIKELEDLKRTFKEGMDELRTLRTKVKCLEDERLRTEDELSKYKEIINRQKTEIQSLLDRVKTVDRLQDQHQRDEQDIGALKEEVDGLNSLIADLQKDIEGSRKRESELLIFTEKLTSKNAQLQSENNSLQSQLDKLSYSERELQNQLECVQQAKDDLATKLQKEEDQRKLEVEMLQAQLASEQKELTALKTHVDELKDELTTQKRKHAANLKDLTKQLQLARRKLDQIENGNYDKEVSSMGSRSSSSGSLNARSGNEDRSPENTGSSVAVDSFPEVDKSVLVERILRLQKAHARKNEKMEFMEDHIKHLVEEIRKKTKIIQSYILREEAGALSSEASDFNKVHLSRRGGIMASLYTSHPADSGLTLELSLEINRKLQAVLEDTLLKNITLKENLQTLGTEIERLIKHKHELEQKIKQT